A section of the Kluyveromyces lactis strain NRRL Y-1140 chromosome F complete sequence genome encodes:
- the ROT2 gene encoding glucan 1,3-alpha-glucosidase ROT2 (similar to uniprot|P38138 Saccharomyces cerevisiae YBR229C ROT2 Glucosidase II catalytic subunit required for normal cell wall synthesis mutations in rot2 suppress tor2 mutations and are synthetically lethal with rot1 mutations) produces the protein MKLSLSTLLRWLLSFGIALAFQDDLLKKCSQSGFCHRNRQYAKNIQESRNSHYSLDQGSLEFDTNNHTIQGFIIKSIKANQKDIKIPLPFTLDLFDGDKVRFRLDEHRSIKLGKAGINLQRYNETEHWAFDPDYIPIRQEVIAKSPTFWNKKDFTFTADRFTVTLSSQDFQINVKYDSADVLTVNSDNMLNFEHYRTLEENFENINEEEEPFNMFKDSFADSKSDSIPLGPESVALDFKFHGISNLYGIAEHADSLRLRDTSNIDPYRLYNVDVFQYKLNSTLPMYGSIPFVVGIKESLSIGLFWMNPSDTWIDIQYGHSDSSTHWMSESGIIDFIVIVQETPKLVTESYVNITGKPMLPLLSSVGYHQCRWNYNDEKDVLTVDSLMDKWQIPYDFLWLDLEYTDQKQYFTWKPDAFPNPTRMLSKLAFLGRNLVTLIDPHIKSNYHISEAIIAAKVYVRNALNKPFFGQCWPGESIWIDTFNPLASKLWSKFVQTFISTPSNLYIWNDMNEPSIFDGPETTAPKDLLHYNGFEERSVHNLYGLTVHQATYDSFVDMNPNKRPFVLTRSFFSGSQRTAATWTGDNVANWEYLQLSIPMVLSHNIVGMPATGADIAGFFGNPDDELLIRWYQAGIWYPFFRAHAHIDTRRREPFLLNERTRSVVTEFIRLRYQLLPTLYTAFHDSHSRGIPIMNPMIYEHPNVANFYDIDDQFYLGEQGILVKPVTSANTKSIPITFPSGVFYDLQNLEIAHFGTLETKTVSAPLEKLPAYIAGGHIITRKDQYRRSSRLMQNDPYTLVIAPTAYGTAKGRLYVDDGETFAYKQGKLLEVELEYNKNVIYGTVLHKDTSSFFNDISIEKIVIAHHPDGKVAETCTLELDDIRTNIEVIHEDHSHVIKNPGIQIGQDWKIIL, from the coding sequence ATGAAGCTATCACTATCTACATTACTACGTTGGTTACTAAGTTTTGGGATAGCATTAGCATTTCAAGATGACTTGCTAAAAAAATGCTCTCAATCAGGATTCTGTCATAGAAACAGACAATACGCTAAAAACATCCAAGAAAGCAGGAACAGTCATTATAGTCTCGATCAAGGCAGCTTGGAATTTGATACAAATAATCATACTATACAGGGTTTTATTATCAAGAGCATAAAAGCTAACCAAAAAGATATCAAGATACCTCTTCCTTTTACCTTGGATTTATTTGACGGCGATAAAGTAAGATTTAGGTTAGATGAGCATAGAAGCATTAAACTAGGTAAAGCTGGTATCAATTTACAAAGGTACAATGAGACTGAACATTGGGCATTTGATCCGGACTACATACCTATCAGACAAGAGGTTATTGCAAAGTCACCCACCTTTTGGAATAAAAAGGACTTCACTTTCACGGCCGATAGGTTCACAGTAACGTTGAGTTCTCAAGACTTCCAAATAAACGTCAAATATGACTCGGCAGATGTTCTAACGGTAAACAGCGATAATATGCTAAATTTTGAACATTATAGAACGttagaagaaaatttcGAGAACAtcaacgaagaagaagagccCTTCAACATGTTTAAAGATAGCTTTGCGGACTCAAAATCTGATTCAATCCCGCTTGGTCCTGAATCAGTAGCCTTAGACTTTAAGTTTCATGGTATATCTAATCTTTATGGTATCGCAGAACATGCAGATTCTTTGAGACTACGTGACACATCAAACATTGACCCTTATCGTCTTTACaatgttgatgtttttcaGTATAAGTTGAATTCCACATTGCCTATGTATGGTTCTATCCCCTTCGTTGTTGGGATAAAAGAGTCACTGTCGATCGGACTGTTTTGGATGAACCCATCTGATACCTGGATTGATATCCAATACGGACACAGCGACTCTTCCACTCATTGGATGTCAGAATCAGGTATCATTGATTTCATTGTAATTGTTCAGGAAACACCAAAACTTGTTACAGAGTCATATGTTAATATTACAGGAAAACCAATGCTTCCTTTACTTTCTTCAGTTGGATACCACCAGTGTAGATGGAATTAcaatgatgaaaaggatgTGCTCACCGTGGATTCTCTGATGGATAAATGGCAGATACCCTACGACTTTTTATGGTTAGATTTAGAGTACACAGACCAGAAGCAATATTTTACCTGGAAGCCAGATGCTTTTCCGAATCCAACTAGAATGCTCTCAAAATTAGCTTTCTTAGGAAGGAATTTGGTTACACTCATTGATCCGCATATAAAATCAAACTATCATATTAGCGAAGCCATAATAGCCGCTAAAGTATATGTGCGAAACGCTTTGAACAAACCGTTTTTTGGCCAATGTTGGCCTGGGGAATCCATTTGGATTGATACTTTCAATCCATTAGCAAGCAAACTTTGGTCAAAATTTGTACAAACTTTTATTTCTACGCCATCGAACCTCTATATATGGAATGATATGAACGAGCCTTCGATATTCGATGGGCCGGAAACTACAGCCCCAAaggatcttcttcattataATGGATTCGAAGAAAGGTCAGTGCATAACTTGTATGGACTAACTGTTCACCAGGCCACCTATGATTCCTTTGTTGATATGAACCCGAACAAAAGACCGTTCGTCTTGACTAGATCGTTCTTTTCTGGATCGCAAAGAACCGCAGCTACATGGACCGGTGACAATGTAGCTAACTGGGAATACTTGCAATTGTCCATACCGATGGTATTGAGTCATAACATTGTCGGAATGCCTGCAACTGGAGCTGATATAGCTGGCTTTTTCGGAAACCCAGATGACGAGCTATTGATCCGTTGGTATCAGGCTGGTATATGGTATCCATTTTTCAGAGCCCACGCACATATAGACACCAGAAGACGAGAACCATTTTTATTGAACGAGCGAACAAGGTCAGTTGTAACTGAATTTATCAGACTCAGGTATCAACTACTACCGACGCTATACACAGCCTTTCACGATTCACATTCAAGAGGAATTCCCATTATGAATCCAATGATCTATGAACATCCAAATGTGGCAAATTTCTACGACATTGATGACCAATTCTATTTGGGTGAACAGGGCATATTGGTGAAGCCTGTCACTTCTGCTAATACCAAATCTATCCCCATCACATTCCCTAGTGGAGTCTTCTATGATTTACAAAATCTAGAAATCGCACATTTCGGAACTTTGGAAACTAAGACTGTTTCTGCACCATTGGAGAAACTTCCAGCGTACATAGCAGGCGGTCATATTATCACCAGAAAAGATCAATATCGTAGATCATCACGATTGATGCAAAATGATCCCTACACGCTCGTGATAGCACCAACAGCATATGGTACTGCTAAAGGAAGGCTATATGTCGATGATGGGGAGACATTTGCTTACAAACAAGGGAAACTTTTGGAGGTCGAGCTGGAATATAACAAAAACGTTATATATGGGACAGTATTACATAAGGATacttcatctttcttcaatgacaTTTCTATTGAGAAAATTGTTATCGCTCATCATCCCGATGGAAAAGTTGCGGAGACGTGTACTTTAGAGCTGGACGATATTAGAACAAATATCGAAGTTATTCATGAAGATCACAGTCACGTTATCAAGAACCCTGGTATTCAAATAGGACAGGACTGGAAAATCATTCTATAG
- the MCX1 gene encoding Mcx1p (similar to uniprot|P38323 Saccharomyces cerevisiae YBR227C MCX1) yields MLSLGVRNFSHSRICFSASSKLIHGSKNKIPSPKELKNFLDEYIVGQNDGKKVCSVAVYNHYLRVNDKQKKLEARLQRKLLEEQQKKLDSTSPIEFTSTEAEQGMRNLQRQLSLELDNDDEDLELSKSNLMVVGPSGSGKTLLATTLARMLDVPIAITDCTQLTQAGYIGEDVEVCIERLLINADYDVAKAEKGIIVLDEVDKLAKPAASIGTKDVSGEGVQQSLLKILEGHGVELTLKRPVNKKKDDKNNQTAAKKEETFVVDTSNILFMLMGAFVGLDKHIVKRIERIKNPDATANDKESDSKKLRFSNTIEHIDIGDGKTISALNFVTPSDLVSYGIIPELIGRVPIVTALEPLKQTDLFHILKEPRNALLHQYEYIFKQFGVTLGVTEKALKRVAQFALKEGTGARGLRGIMERLLLNVNYECPDSGISYVLVNEETVKALQHKEHSLSTKVKAKYYSRGEQDQFVIDVYKEDEQLGKEFDKRFGRVGTLEKKGKSYKMEN; encoded by the coding sequence ATGCTAAGTCTAGGGGTAAGGAATTTTAGTCATAGTAGGATATGCTTTAGTGCATCATCTAAACTGATCCATGGttcaaagaacaagatACCATCACCtaaagaattaaagaatttTCTTGACGAATATATTGTTGGTCAAAATGATGGGAAGAAGGTCTGCAGTGTTGCTGTATATAATCACTATTTGAGAGTCAATGACaaacagaagaagctaGAAGCTCGCCTACAGAGAAAGTTACTCGAAGAGcaacagaagaagttaGATAGCACATCCCCAATTGAATTCACATCTACAGAAGCTGAACAAGGCATGCGTAACTTACAGCGTCAGCTGTCTTTAGAACTAGACAACGATGACGAAGATTTGGAACTTTCTAAAAGTAATTTGATGGTGGTTGGACCCAGCGGTTCTGGTAAAACGTTATTAGCGACTACCCTTGCGAGGATGCTTGATGTTCCAATTGCTATCACTGACTGTACGCAATTGACCCAAGCGGGTTATATTGGTGAAGATGTGGAAGTTTGTATAGAGAGGTTATTAATAAATGCAGACTACGATGTTGCCAAGGCCGAAAAAGGTATCATTGTTCTCGACGAAGTAGACAAACTTGCCAAACCCGCAGCTAGTATTGGTACAAAAGATGTTTCAGGGGAAGGTGTTCAGCAAtcattgttgaagatattgGAGGGACATGGTGTTGAGTTGACTCTCAAACGTCCAGTgaataaaaagaaggatGATAAGAATAATCAAACAGCTGCCaagaaagaggaaactTTCGTCGTGGATACGTCCAACATTCTTTTCATGCTTATGGGTGCTTTCGTTGGTCTTGATAAACATATAGTTAAACGTATTGAGCGCATTAAAAACCCAGATGCAACAGCCAATGATAAAGAATCAGACTCCAAAAAGCTAAGATTCTCTAATACCATAGAACACATCGATATCGGTGACGGTAAGACCATATCTGCATTGAACTTCGTCACACCAAGTGACTTAGTCAGCTATGGAATAATTCCAGAGCTAATCGGAAGAGTGCCTATCGTAACTGCTTTAGAACCATTAAAACAGACAGATTTGTTCCATATCTTGAAAGAACCACGCAATGCTCTCTTACACCAGTATGAGTACATCTTTAAACAGTTTGGCGTAACACTAGGTGTCACAGAAAAGGCTCTGAAGCGTGTTGCACAGTTTGCGTTAAAAGAGGGAACAGGTGCAAGAGGTTTAAGAGGCATAATGGAAAGATTATTATTGAATGTGAACTACGAATGTCCAGACTCTGGTATTTCTTATGTTCTGGTTAACGAAGAAACTGTGAAGGCATTACAGCATAAGGAACATTCGCTAAGTACTAAAGTAAAGGCCAAATACTATTCTCGCGGTGAACAAGACCAATTCGTGATCGACGTTTATAAGGAGGATGAACAGCTAGGtaaagaatttgataaacGTTTTGGTAGAGTTGgaactttggaaaaaaaaggaaagtCTTATAAGATGGAGAATTAA
- the SLX1 gene encoding endonuclease (similar to uniprot|P38324 Saccharomyces cerevisiae YBR228W SLX1 Subunit of a complex with Slx4p that hydrolyzes 5' branches from duplex DNA in response to stalled or converging replication forks function overlaps with that of Sgs1p-Top3p) has translation MSNKQHRVPDFYCSYLLRSIPKPNSFYIGSSPDPVRRLRQHNGAVRRGGAYRTKRNGTRPWKMVCFIYGFTSKIAALQFEHAWQHSYKTRFIENNERLVTKKNTRNGIATKLGNARLLMKHPYFDKMNLHIRFFDRLAWESWELNKFKVDYGLSLCEVDEAVLTDESQLDELDELNLERIKAFYEDQMAQESSLLQRYQDNLTYDQKSCMICDKKIDYIHDEGTQMVGFCSDDECDFLSCLSCLYKEFTKNSKQIIPKSGHCPNCHKCLEWSQIVKYSTVLREKLIKD, from the coding sequence ATGTCTAACAAACAGCATCGTGTGCCAGATTTTTACTGTTCCTATTTACTAAGATCAATTCCGAAACCAAACTCATTTTACATTGGGTCCTCTCCTGACCCGGTGCGACGTCTGCGGCAACATAATGGTGCAGTACGTCGAGGTGGTGCCTATAGAACTAAGAGAAACGGAACAAGGCCATGGAAAATGGTATGTTTTATATATGGATTCACTAGTAAGATTGCTGCTCTACAGTTTGAGCATGCTTGGCAACATAGTTATAAGACGAGATTTATCGAGAACAACGAGAGATTAgtgacaaaaaaaaataccagAAATGGTATTGCTACTAAGTTGGGTAATGCCAGGCTTTTAATGAAGCATCCATACTTTGATAAGATGAATTTACATATCAGATTTTTTGATAGATTAGCCTGGGAAAGTTGGGAGTTGaacaaattcaaagttGACTACGGATTGTCACTGTGCGAAGTCGATGAGGCTGTTCTCACAGATGAGTCACAGTTGGATGAGTTGGACGAGTTGAATTTAGAAAGGATCAAAGCCTTTTATGAGGATCAAATGGCCCAAGAATCTTCACTTTTGCAGAGATATCAGGATAACTTAACTTACGACCAAAAGAGTTGTATGATATGTGACAAGAAAATTGACTATATACACGATGAAGGTACACAGATGGTAGGATTCTGTTCGGATGATGAATgtgattttctttcatgCCTAAGCTGCCTGTATAAAGAGTTTACTAAAAACTCAAAACAAATAATACCGAAGTCTGGACACTGTCCTAACTGTCATAAATGTTTGGAATGGTCCCAAATTGTAAAATACTCCACTGTTCTTCGAGAAAAGCTAATAAAAGACTGA